One window from the genome of Buchnera aphidicola (Neophyllaphis podocarpi) encodes:
- the bioA gene encoding adenosylmethionine--8-amino-7-oxononanoate transaminase, producing MNNYDTNFDLKHIWHPYSSMCNPITAYPVISAKKIYLKLSNGKRIIDGMSSWWSAIHGYNNPILNRALKKQINKMSHVMFGGITHPPAIALCKNLILLTPKELECIFLADSGSVAIEVSMKMAFQYWQSLGFVKKVFLTIKNGYHGDTFAAMSVCDPKKSMHNIYNNWLPKHLFAKSPKSKFGKKWLSEDINSFYALLKENHKIIAGIILEPIVQGVGGMNFYHPNYLYEVRLLANSYKIPLIIDEIATGFGRTGKLFAYEYANIVPDILCLGKSITGGTMTLSAVISTRHIAEVISQGICKCLMHGPTFMGNPLACSVANENIKILKKNHWQKQVKNIEKQLIYSLLPLNSHEKVYDVRVLGAIGVVECKYIINIKKIQKFFVSQGVWIRPFKNLIYITPPYIIDKKSLKKLTNAIILSLNYNDFFYINL from the coding sequence ATGAATAATTATGATACTAATTTTGATTTAAAACACATTTGGCATCCGTATTCTTCTATGTGTAATCCTATTACCGCTTATCCGGTAATATCTGCTAAAAAGATATACTTAAAATTATCTAATGGAAAAAGAATTATTGACGGAATGTCTTCATGGTGGTCTGCTATACATGGATATAATAATCCTATATTAAATAGAGCTCTAAAAAAACAAATCAATAAAATGTCACATGTTATGTTTGGAGGGATAACACATCCTCCAGCTATAGCATTATGTAAAAACTTAATCTTATTAACCCCTAAAGAACTTGAATGTATATTTCTCGCTGATTCTGGTTCTGTAGCTATTGAAGTATCTATGAAAATGGCTTTTCAATACTGGCAATCATTAGGTTTTGTAAAAAAAGTTTTTCTTACAATTAAAAATGGATATCATGGAGATACTTTTGCCGCTATGTCGGTTTGTGATCCAAAAAAATCTATGCATAATATTTATAATAATTGGTTACCAAAACATTTATTTGCTAAATCTCCTAAGTCTAAATTTGGAAAAAAATGGCTATCTGAAGATATAAATTCATTTTATGCTTTGTTAAAAGAAAATCATAAAATAATAGCAGGAATTATATTAGAACCAATAGTACAAGGCGTAGGAGGTATGAACTTTTATCATCCTAATTATTTATATGAAGTTAGATTATTAGCTAATTCTTACAAAATACCGTTAATTATAGATGAAATTGCAACAGGTTTTGGAAGAACTGGAAAATTATTTGCATATGAATATGCAAATATTGTACCAGATATATTATGTTTAGGTAAATCTATAACTGGTGGTACAATGACACTTTCTGCTGTAATTTCTACAAGACATATAGCTGAAGTTATAAGTCAAGGAATTTGCAAATGTTTAATGCATGGACCAACTTTTATGGGAAATCCTTTAGCTTGCTCAGTTGCTAATGAAAATATTAAAATATTAAAAAAAAATCATTGGCAAAAACAAGTTAAAAATATTGAAAAACAATTAATTTATAGTTTATTACCATTAAACTCTCATGAAAAAGTATATGACGTAAGAGTTTTGGGTGCTATAGGTGTTGTTGAATGTAAATATATTATTAACATAAAAAAAATACAAAAATTTTTTGTTTCTCAGGGTGTATGGATAAGACCATTTAAAAATCTTATATATATTACTCCTCCTTATATAATAGATAAAAAGTCTTTAAAAAAACTTACTAATGCTATTATTTTATCTTTAAATTACAATGATTTTTTTTATATAAATTTATAA
- a CDS encoding beta-propeller fold lactonase family protein: MKQVVYVANSDSKQIQVISINDKKILNLIQTIEVHGQIQPLKVIKKYKILYAGIRPNFHILFFKIGSNGTLKKISKIYITNSINHISSDFYNKYLFCSSYHGNCLIIISLDDKGIPKNNVQIINNINGCHFSKVVGKNNFLCVTSLKDDSINLYKFVNNQKIVLKKHFIIKTSKNSGPRHIVIHPNINIMYSINELTGNIDVWKIDLNLNTLNFLKSININYINSKNNFWSADIHITTSGKYLYTTDRMHNIISLFKVNLDGEIFNIKNYRTEIQPRSFYIDYYDKYLIVAGEISNKITIYKIANNGYLKFLMDFKVGKRPIWVLIYKLNNN; the protein is encoded by the coding sequence ATGAAACAAGTTGTTTATGTTGCAAATTCAGATAGCAAACAAATTCAAGTGATATCAATTAATGATAAAAAAATATTAAATTTAATTCAAACAATTGAAGTTCATGGTCAAATACAACCGCTAAAAGTAATAAAAAAATATAAAATTTTATATGCAGGCATAAGACCTAATTTTCATATTTTGTTTTTTAAAATTGGCAGTAATGGTACATTAAAAAAAATTAGTAAAATTTATATTACAAATAGTATAAATCATATTTCTTCTGATTTTTATAATAAATATTTATTTTGTAGTTCTTATCATGGCAATTGTTTAATAATAATTTCACTGGATGACAAAGGTATTCCAAAAAATAATGTACAAATTATTAATAATATTAATGGTTGTCATTTTTCTAAAGTAGTTGGTAAAAATAATTTTTTGTGTGTAACGTCATTAAAAGATGATTCAATAAATTTGTATAAATTTGTTAATAATCAAAAAATTGTTTTAAAAAAACATTTTATTATAAAAACTTCAAAAAACAGTGGTCCTCGTCATATTGTTATTCATCCAAACATAAATATTATGTATAGTATTAATGAACTAACAGGAAATATTGATGTTTGGAAAATAGATTTAAATTTAAATACATTAAATTTTTTAAAATCTATAAATATTAATTATATAAATTCAAAAAATAATTTTTGGTCTGCAGATATACATATAACAACTTCAGGTAAATATTTATATACAACAGATCGTATGCATAATATTATATCTTTATTTAAAGTCAATTTAGATGGAGAAATTTTTAATATTAAAAATTATAGAACAGAAATTCAACCTAGATCATTTTATATAGACTACTACGATAAATATTTAATTGTTGCAGGAGAAATTTCTAACAAAATAACAATATATAAAATTGCTAATAATGGTTATCTAAAGTTTTTAATGGACTTTAAAGTTGGTAAGAGACCTATTTGGGTATTGATATATAAATTAAATAACAATTAA
- the gap gene encoding type I glyceraldehyde-3-phosphate dehydrogenase, producing the protein MTIKIAINGFGRIGRIVFRLAQMRSNIKVVAINDLIDIKYMAYMLKYDSTHGHFKNKIIIKNNNIIIGNNIIRITSEKCPSKLNWKELDVDVVIESTGIFLTDEINQKHISSGAKKVIITGPSKDSTPMFVSGVNFHKYSGQKIISNASCTTNCLAPLAKVINKHFNIIEGLMTTVHATTSTQKTVDGQSNKDWRGGRGALQNIIPSSTGAAIAVGKVLPELSGKLTGIAFRVPTPNVSVVDLTVKYKKSAKYEDICTVIKESSETYMRGILGYTEDQVVSTDFNGEYLTSIFDATAGLGLNNNFAKLISWYDNETGYSSKVLDLAVFICS; encoded by the coding sequence ATGACTATAAAAATAGCGATAAATGGATTTGGTAGAATTGGTAGAATAGTTTTTCGTTTAGCTCAAATGAGATCTAATATAAAAGTAGTAGCAATTAACGATTTAATAGATATTAAATATATGGCTTATATGTTAAAATATGATTCTACTCATGGACATTTTAAAAATAAAATAATTATTAAAAATAATAACATTATTATAGGTAATAATATTATTAGAATAACATCAGAAAAATGTCCATCTAAATTAAATTGGAAAGAATTAGATGTTGATGTAGTAATAGAATCAACAGGAATATTTTTAACAGATGAAATTAATCAAAAACATATTTCATCTGGTGCTAAAAAAGTAATTATTACTGGGCCATCAAAAGATTCAACTCCTATGTTTGTTAGTGGAGTTAATTTTCACAAATATTCTGGACAAAAAATTATATCTAATGCTTCATGTACAACAAATTGTCTAGCACCTTTAGCAAAAGTAATCAATAAACATTTTAATATTATAGAAGGTTTAATGACTACAGTACATGCAACAACTTCAACGCAAAAAACTGTTGACGGACAATCAAATAAAGATTGGAGAGGTGGAAGAGGCGCTTTACAAAATATTATACCTTCTAGCACAGGAGCTGCAATAGCTGTAGGTAAAGTTTTGCCAGAATTGTCAGGTAAATTAACTGGAATTGCTTTTAGAGTTCCAACTCCTAATGTTTCGGTAGTTGATTTAACTGTAAAATATAAAAAAAGTGCAAAATATGAAGATATTTGCACAGTAATTAAAGAATCCTCTGAAACATATATGCGTGGAATTTTAGGATATACTGAAGACCAAGTAGTATCTACTGATTTTAATGGCGAATATTTAACATCAATTTTTGATGCAACAGCAGGTTTGGGACTGAATAACAATTTTGCAAAATTAATATCTTGGTATGATAATGAAACAGGATATTCTAGTAAAGTGTTAGATTTAGCTGTTTTTATATGTTCCTAA
- the fldA gene encoding flavodoxin FldA yields the protein MKKIGIFFGSDTGNTENAAKIIGEYLGNNIVEVHDIARTKKETIEKFNKLILGIPTWYYGEIQCDWDDFLPIIKEIDFKNKKIALFGCGDQEDYSEYFCDAIGIVFKILKEKQANIFGFWPTIGYKFHSSKAAINKNYFAGLAIDEDRQPELTNKRIKLWTQQIKKEFDL from the coding sequence ATGAAAAAAATAGGAATATTTTTTGGAAGTGATACTGGTAATACAGAAAATGCAGCTAAAATTATCGGGGAATATTTAGGTAATAATATTGTTGAAGTACATGATATTGCTAGAACAAAAAAAGAAACAATAGAAAAATTTAATAAATTAATATTAGGTATCCCAACTTGGTATTATGGAGAAATACAATGTGATTGGGATGATTTTTTACCTATAATAAAAGAAATAGATTTTAAAAATAAAAAAATAGCATTATTTGGTTGTGGTGATCAAGAAGATTATTCTGAATACTTTTGTGATGCAATTGGAATAGTATTTAAAATTCTCAAGGAAAAACAAGCAAATATATTTGGATTTTGGCCTACTATAGGTTATAAGTTTCATAGTTCTAAAGCAGCTATAAATAAAAATTATTTTGCTGGTTTAGCCATTGATGAAGATAGACAGCCAGAATTAACTAACAAAAGAATAAAACTTTGGACACAACAAATCAAAAAGGAATTTGATCTTTGA
- the phrB gene encoding deoxyribodipyrimidine photo-lyase, producing MTIHLMWFRNDLRLNDNKALYEACRNQNAIIKAIYIATPQKWKKKFLSPKKAYFIYRNLIELKKELIKKGIFLYYLCLDSNIKINSILVDFCKKESITHLFYNYQYEYDELKQDNSIKETLNNINIQVTGFHGCTILNPGCIKNKNNKMYTIFTHFKNKVLNILNTQKLVCFPSPEHRKNNIQENIFNDIKYFNYGIEYFDETIFPPGEKKAIKILKNFSKKKIINYGIYRNFPYINHTSKLSAYLSSGIISVKQCLFYLKKYNKNIFSNKNVLLWINEIIWREFFKHLLVAFPYLSQNKTLNTWEKKISWSHNRNYLNLWKTGNTGYPIIDAGMRQLKTLGWMHNRIRMISASFLVKNLFIDWREGQKHFMLNLIDGEFSSNNGNWQWIASVGTDNVPYIRTFNPFIQSKKFDSTGQFIKKYIPELKNIKTKYLHDINFLIKSKIPNYPKPIVEYKKTINKNKEILAKIKYKTKNYE from the coding sequence ATGACAATACATCTAATGTGGTTTAGAAATGATTTAAGATTAAATGATAATAAGGCATTATATGAAGCTTGTAGAAATCAAAATGCAATAATAAAAGCTATTTATATAGCTACACCTCAAAAATGGAAAAAAAAATTTTTATCTCCTAAAAAAGCATACTTTATTTATAGAAACCTGATAGAACTAAAAAAAGAACTAATTAAAAAAGGAATATTTTTATATTATTTATGTCTAGATAGTAATATTAAAATAAATTCTATTTTAGTAGATTTTTGTAAAAAAGAATCTATTACTCATCTATTTTATAATTATCAATATGAATATGATGAATTAAAACAAGATAATTCAATAAAGGAAACTTTAAATAATATTAACATACAAGTAACTGGGTTCCATGGATGCACAATATTAAATCCTGGTTGTATAAAAAATAAAAATAACAAAATGTATACAATATTTACTCATTTTAAAAATAAAGTTTTAAATATACTAAATACACAAAAATTAGTTTGTTTTCCTTCACCTGAACATAGAAAAAATAACATACAAGAAAATATATTTAATGATATTAAATACTTTAATTATGGTATAGAATATTTTGATGAAACAATATTCCCACCTGGTGAAAAAAAAGCTATAAAAATTTTAAAAAATTTTTCCAAAAAAAAAATTATTAATTATGGTATTTATAGAAATTTTCCATATATAAATCATACTAGCAAATTATCCGCTTATCTCTCATCGGGTATAATTTCCGTAAAACAGTGTTTATTTTACCTAAAAAAATATAATAAAAATATTTTTAGTAACAAAAATGTTTTATTATGGATAAATGAAATAATATGGCGTGAGTTCTTTAAACACCTATTAGTAGCCTTTCCTTATTTAAGTCAAAACAAAACATTAAATACATGGGAAAAAAAGATAAGTTGGAGTCATAATAGAAATTACTTAAATTTATGGAAAACAGGAAATACTGGATATCCAATAATAGATGCAGGAATGAGACAATTAAAAACATTAGGATGGATGCATAATAGAATTCGTATGATTTCAGCTAGTTTTTTAGTTAAAAACCTTTTTATTGACTGGAGAGAAGGTCAAAAACATTTTATGTTAAATTTAATTGATGGAGAATTTTCTTCTAATAATGGTAATTGGCAGTGGATTGCATCTGTAGGTACAGATAATGTACCCTATATTAGAACTTTTAATCCATTTATTCAAAGTAAAAAATTTGATTCAACAGGACAATTTATTAAAAAATATATTCCAGAACTAAAAAATATAAAAACAAAGTATTTGCATGATATTAATTTTTTGATTAAATCTAAAATACCAAATTATCCTAAACCAATTGTTGAATATAAAAAAACCATTAATAAAAATAAAGAAATATTAGCAAAAATAAAATATAAAACAAAAAATTATGAATAA
- a CDS encoding Nif3-like dinuclear metal center hexameric protein: protein MNNKKLEKIINKKLNSSDFKDFTPNGLQIEGEYYIKKIVTGVTACKELIDQAINIKANTIIVHHGYFWNNEKQIITGMKRLRLKSILSNNINLYSWHLPLDMNLKLGNNIKIAEQLGIKFKKCIMNKIFIGEFEKNITAQELREKIKQIYNRKPIYCGYKRPMSNIKNLAWCSGAGQKYINLAIEIGADAFITGEISEQTMHYAKENKIHFFSAGHHATEIEGIKSLGNWLVKKYKLDIKFINIYNPA, encoded by the coding sequence ATGAATAATAAAAAATTAGAAAAAATTATAAATAAAAAACTTAATTCATCTGACTTTAAAGATTTTACTCCAAATGGATTACAAATAGAAGGTGAATATTATATAAAAAAAATTGTTACAGGTGTAACAGCTTGCAAGGAACTAATTGACCAAGCAATAAATATTAAAGCTAATACAATTATAGTACATCACGGATATTTTTGGAATAATGAAAAACAAATTATTACTGGTATGAAAAGGTTAAGACTAAAAAGTATATTAAGTAATAATATAAATTTATATAGCTGGCATTTACCTTTAGATATGAATTTAAAACTAGGAAATAATATTAAAATAGCTGAACAATTAGGTATAAAATTTAAAAAATGTATAATGAATAAAATATTTATTGGTGAATTTGAAAAAAATATTACAGCACAAGAATTAAGAGAAAAAATTAAACAAATATATAATCGTAAACCTATTTATTGTGGTTACAAAAGACCTATGTCTAATATCAAAAATTTAGCTTGGTGCAGTGGAGCAGGACAAAAATACATTAATTTAGCTATAGAAATAGGGGCAGATGCATTTATTACAGGAGAAATTTCTGAACAAACTATGCATTATGCAAAAGAAAATAAAATTCATTTTTTTTCAGCAGGACATCATGCAACTGAAATAGAAGGTATTAAATCTTTAGGAAATTGGTTAGTAAAAAAATATAAATTAGATATAAAATTCATAAATATATATAATCCAGCATAA
- a CDS encoding 2-oxoglutarate dehydrogenase E1 component, whose product MKNKIKETNRTYDWIYNLSNTHFEKLFNSFINDPNSVDISVKNFFKNKKLKFQTILSNKLNKIKKNNKKTTEIQSVKATNNLNQEISILKYYYRKNGHKYASINPLKNYEKISSSKNNLRNLNIYDENTKQNYFSKKFFSEKDLIKLKKIIFKLKKIYCGNIGFEYMHIDKSEEKEWIQKKIESKKGDYSKSINSRIKILKHLVEAETLEKYLSSKFPGSKRFSLEGAESLIPLLKETINCSFKKKITHIILGMAHRGRLNVLVNILGKNINNLIKQFSNKFIFKKGSGDVKYHMGYSSYIKKEKEIINILLSYNPSHLEIVNPVISGITRAYIDYNSEKIKNKALPISIHGDASFVGQGVIQETLNMSQTRGYKIGGTLHIIINNQIGFTTSNYKDARSTKYCTDIAKMINSPIFHVNADDPEAIIFVTKLAIEFREKFKKDIFIDLFCYRRHGHNEADDPSVTQPIMYKKIKKHKTVCNIFSNLLKKMNNITEKQITEIQNRYRKNLIDNNVIKNKIDKSNFTNNNFMYKNLDLEKDIYSKIIDKNFLKKILNKISKIPCDFKIHDRVNKIYKDRYCMSTEKKLLDWGAAENLAYAILIYFGIKCRLSGQDIKRGTFFHRHSVIYDQKNGLNYIPLYEIDKNKRNFFIFNSVLSEESVLAFEYGYSTINIQGLNIWEAQFGDFVNGAQVVIDQFITSGEEKWGIKSSLIMLLPHGYDGQGPEHSSGRIERFLQLCSNNNVKICIPSSPSQIYHLLINQVFCKIKKPLIIFSPKSLLRHQSAKSDLNELIQEKFKLIIDEIDNLDFKKIKKIIFCYGKVYYDLLYMRRTFKKNYICIIRIEQLYPFPKKEIKNILKKYSLIKNFVWCQEEPKNQGGWYYIYNNFKKLLFDINLLSYEGRQSSPSTAAGHAYIHKKEQIRFLKAALDIN is encoded by the coding sequence ATGAAAAACAAAATAAAAGAAACAAATAGAACTTATGATTGGATTTACAATTTAAGTAATACACATTTTGAAAAATTATTTAATAGTTTCATTAATGATCCTAATTCAGTTGATATTAGTGTAAAAAATTTTTTTAAAAATAAAAAATTAAAATTTCAAACAATATTAAGCAATAAATTAAATAAAATAAAAAAAAATAATAAAAAAACAACAGAAATTCAATCAGTAAAGGCTACAAATAATTTGAATCAAGAAATATCTATTTTAAAATACTATTATCGCAAAAACGGACATAAATATGCTTCAATAAATCCTTTAAAGAATTATGAAAAAATATCATCTTCTAAAAATAACTTAAGAAATTTAAATATTTATGATGAAAATACAAAACAAAATTACTTTTCTAAAAAATTTTTTTCAGAAAAAGATTTAATTAAATTAAAAAAAATTATATTCAAATTAAAAAAAATCTATTGTGGAAATATAGGTTTTGAATATATGCATATTGATAAATCAGAGGAAAAAGAATGGATACAAAAAAAAATAGAATCAAAAAAAGGAGATTATTCTAAAAGTATAAATAGTAGAATTAAAATTCTAAAACATTTAGTAGAAGCAGAAACATTAGAAAAATATTTATCATCAAAGTTCCCTGGATCAAAAAGATTTTCATTGGAAGGAGCTGAATCACTAATTCCTTTATTAAAAGAAACTATAAATTGTTCTTTTAAAAAAAAAATTACTCATATTATATTAGGAATGGCTCACAGAGGTCGCTTAAATGTTCTTGTAAATATTTTAGGAAAAAATATTAATAATTTAATAAAACAATTTTCTAATAAATTTATATTTAAAAAGGGTAGCGGAGATGTTAAATATCACATGGGATATTCTTCCTATATAAAAAAAGAAAAAGAAATTATTAATATACTTCTTTCTTATAATCCTTCTCATTTAGAAATAGTTAATCCTGTAATTTCTGGTATAACTAGAGCATATATAGATTATAATTCAGAAAAAATCAAAAATAAAGCATTACCTATCTCTATTCATGGAGACGCATCTTTTGTTGGACAAGGAGTTATACAGGAAACTTTAAACATGTCACAAACTAGAGGTTATAAAATAGGAGGTACATTACATATTATAATTAATAACCAGATAGGATTTACTACTTCAAATTATAAAGATGCAAGATCTACAAAATATTGCACAGATATTGCTAAAATGATCAATTCTCCCATATTTCATGTTAATGCAGATGATCCTGAAGCTATAATTTTTGTAACAAAGTTAGCAATAGAATTTAGAGAGAAATTTAAAAAAGATATCTTTATAGACTTATTTTGTTATAGAAGACACGGACATAATGAAGCCGATGATCCTAGTGTAACCCAACCAATTATGTATAAGAAAATTAAAAAACATAAAACTGTTTGTAATATATTTTCAAATTTATTAAAAAAAATGAATAATATTACAGAAAAACAAATTACAGAAATTCAAAATAGATACAGAAAAAATCTTATTGATAATAATGTAATTAAAAATAAAATTGATAAATCAAATTTTACAAATAACAATTTTATGTATAAAAATTTGGATTTAGAAAAAGATATATATTCTAAAATTATAGACAAAAACTTCTTAAAAAAAATATTAAATAAAATAAGTAAAATACCTTGTGATTTTAAAATACATGATAGAGTTAATAAAATTTACAAAGATCGTTACTGTATGTCAACAGAAAAAAAATTACTAGATTGGGGAGCAGCAGAAAATTTAGCATATGCAATTTTAATTTATTTTGGTATTAAATGTAGATTATCTGGTCAAGATATTAAAAGAGGTACTTTTTTTCATAGACATTCTGTAATATATGATCAAAAAAATGGATTAAATTATATTCCTTTATATGAAATAGATAAAAATAAAAGAAATTTTTTTATATTTAATTCTGTTTTATCAGAAGAATCAGTTTTAGCCTTTGAATATGGTTATTCAACAATTAATATACAAGGATTAAATATATGGGAAGCTCAATTTGGTGATTTTGTAAATGGTGCTCAAGTAGTAATAGATCAATTTATTACTTCTGGAGAAGAAAAATGGGGAATCAAATCATCATTAATAATGCTTTTACCTCATGGATACGATGGACAAGGACCAGAACATTCTTCAGGAAGAATAGAAAGATTTTTGCAATTATGCTCAAATAATAATGTAAAAATATGTATTCCATCTTCTCCTTCTCAAATATATCATTTATTAATTAATCAAGTATTTTGTAAAATCAAAAAACCATTGATAATATTTTCTCCTAAATCATTATTAAGACATCAAAGCGCCAAATCAGATTTAAATGAATTAATACAAGAAAAATTTAAATTGATAATTGACGAAATAGATAACTTAGATTTTAAAAAAATTAAAAAAATAATATTTTGTTATGGTAAAGTTTACTATGATTTATTATATATGAGACGTACTTTTAAAAAAAATTATATATGCATTATCAGAATTGAGCAATTATATCCCTTTCCTAAAAAAGAAATAAAAAACATACTAAAAAAATATTCTTTAATTAAAAATTTTGTATGGTGCCAAGAAGAGCCTAAAAATCAAGGTGGTTGGTACTATATTTATAATAATTTTAAAAAATTATTATTTGATATTAATTTATTAAGTTATGAAGGTCGTCAATCTTCACCTTCAACAGCAGCAGGTCATGCATATATTCATAAAAAAGAACAAATTAGATTTTTAAAAGCAGCATTAGATATAAATTAA
- the sucB gene encoding dihydrolipoyllysine-residue succinyltransferase, whose amino-acid sequence MTNKIDILAPEFPESITEATVAKWNKKQGDFVNRDEIIVNIETDKVILEVPSPSSGILYEIIKNNHKKISSKEIIGKLKIIKDHSNINNINKSKNQIKKELIEDAPPSLRRILYNYELNKINKIKEQSINKKIKNNIETYINSSNSNEKENKTNYEFGNDLNRKKKHVPMSEFRKCISKRLIKSKNEMAMLTTFNECNMSNIIKIRKRYGDKFKEKYGIRLGFMSFFVKSVIESLKNYPMINAVIENNEIIYYEYFDINIAVSTSRGVITPVIKNADMLSIQEIEKKIKYFAENGNNGKISTNDLSGGNFTITNGGIFGSLLSTPIININQTAILGMHSIINRPIVIDDVIKIAPMMYLALSYDHRLIDGKEAVGFLLKIKENIEDTTRIILQI is encoded by the coding sequence ATGACAAATAAAATAGATATTTTAGCACCAGAATTTCCGGAATCAATAACTGAAGCAACAGTAGCTAAATGGAATAAAAAGCAAGGAGATTTTGTAAACAGAGATGAAATAATTGTAAATATAGAAACAGACAAAGTAATTTTAGAAGTTCCTTCTCCTAGTTCAGGAATTTTATATGAAATTATTAAAAATAATCATAAAAAAATATCATCTAAAGAAATAATAGGAAAATTAAAGATTATAAAAGATCATTCAAATATAAATAATATTAATAAAAGTAAAAATCAAATTAAAAAAGAACTGATTGAAGATGCACCGCCATCATTAAGAAGAATATTGTATAATTACGAATTAAATAAAATAAATAAAATAAAAGAACAGAGTATCAATAAAAAAATAAAAAATAATATTGAAACTTATATAAATAGTTCAAATTCTAATGAAAAAGAAAATAAAACAAATTATGAATTTGGTAATGATTTAAATCGTAAAAAAAAACATGTACCAATGAGCGAATTTCGTAAATGTATATCAAAAAGACTAATTAAATCTAAAAATGAAATGGCAATGTTAACTACATTTAACGAATGCAATATGTCAAATATAATTAAAATACGTAAAAGATATGGAGATAAATTTAAAGAAAAATACGGTATACGTTTAGGTTTTATGTCTTTTTTTGTTAAATCAGTTATAGAAAGTTTAAAAAATTATCCTATGATTAATGCAGTTATAGAAAATAATGAAATTATATATTATGAATATTTTGATATAAATATTGCAGTTTCAACTTCTAGAGGCGTTATTACTCCAGTAATAAAAAATGCAGATATGCTTAGTATTCAAGAAATAGAAAAAAAAATTAAATATTTTGCTGAAAATGGAAATAATGGAAAAATTAGTACTAATGATTTAAGCGGTGGAAATTTTACAATAACAAATGGAGGTATATTCGGATCATTATTGTCAACTCCAATAATTAATATAAATCAAACAGCTATACTAGGAATGCATTCTATTATTAATAGACCTATAGTTATTGATGATGTAATTAAAATTGCACCTATGATGTATTTAGCTCTTTCATATGACCATAGATTAATTGATGGAAAAGAAGCTGTAGGTTTTTTATTAAAAATAAAAGAAAACATAGAAGATACAACAAGAATCATATTACAAATATAA
- the gpmA gene encoding 2,3-diphosphoglycerate-dependent phosphoglycerate mutase has product MKNIQIVLMRHGESLWNKENKFTGWCDIDLSNKGIEEAKEAAEKLKKCNFYFDIAYTSLLKRAINTLWYTLSTLDQLWIEVKKTWRLNERHYGNLQGLNKTKIAIQYGEKQLKLWRRGFNEKPPKINQYNKLLFKNDLRYKNIINLPDSESLYMTLLRVTQYWNKYIIPQLKKRKKIIIVAHGNSLRALIKYIEQIEDDKIIKLDIPTASPLIYELNEKLKPINKYYLK; this is encoded by the coding sequence ATGAAAAATATACAAATAGTTTTAATGAGACACGGTGAAAGTTTATGGAATAAAGAAAATAAATTTACTGGTTGGTGTGATATTGATCTTTCAAATAAAGGAATTGAAGAAGCAAAAGAAGCAGCAGAAAAATTAAAAAAATGTAATTTTTATTTTGATATTGCATATACTTCCTTACTAAAAAGAGCAATAAACACTCTATGGTACACATTAAGTACATTAGATCAATTATGGATTGAAGTAAAAAAAACATGGAGATTGAATGAAAGACATTATGGAAATTTACAAGGTCTTAATAAAACAAAAATTGCTATACAATATGGAGAAAAACAATTAAAATTATGGAGAAGAGGATTTAATGAAAAACCACCTAAAATAAATCAATATAATAAATTACTATTTAAAAATGATCTACGTTATAAAAATATAATTAACCTTCCTGATTCAGAAAGTTTATATATGACCTTATTGAGAGTAACTCAATATTGGAATAAGTATATTATTCCTCAATTAAAAAAAAGAAAAAAAATAATAATTGTAGCTCATGGAAATTCTTTAAGAGCATTAATAAAATATATAGAACAAATAGAAGATGATAAAATCATAAAATTAGATATTCCTACAGCATCTCCTTTAATATATGAGCTAAATGAAAAATTAAAACCAATAAATAAATATTATTTAAAGTAA